From Zingiber officinale cultivar Zhangliang chromosome 5B, Zo_v1.1, whole genome shotgun sequence, the proteins below share one genomic window:
- the LOC121986425 gene encoding protein DETOXIFICATION 41-like: MRSGREIMGEENSRWRAAASASLLDIDESSRESEEMLQWEPVPWRVVWRLAAWESKNLWRLSWASIVVQLLNFMLSLVTQMFVGHLGSLDLAGASIINVGVQGLAYGFMLGMASAVQTVCGQAYGAKKYRAMGIVFQRALVLHLIAAFLLSFLYLFSGPFLRAIGQSDAIAEVGQVYSRGLLPQLIAFALYCPMQRFLQAQNIINPMAVIAVAVLLFHVLISWLAVFVLDFGLLGASITLSISWWVLVLSTWLYIILSPSCRATWTGLSVKAFTGIWPFFKLTVSSAIMLVLEVWYVQGFVLMTGYLPNPEISLDAVSICVNYWNWDFMIMLGLSNAASVRIGNELGAAHPRVAKFSVLVVVTTSLILSLIISVLVLVLRTPLSTLYTSSSEVIAAVVNLTPLLSISIFLNGVQPILSGVAIGSGWQAIVAYVNVGAYYLIGLPIAIVLGFKTGLAAAGIWWGLIIGVFVQTVSLIVLTARTNWNREVDKAIERLKHTADEDTLAIVDDIE; encoded by the exons ATGCGATCGGGGAGGGAGATAATGGGGGAGGAGAACAGCAGGTGGCGGGCCGCGGCTTCGGCCTCGCTGCTGGACATCGATGAGTCGTCGCGGGAGTCGGAGGAGATGCTGCAGTGGGAGCCGGTGCCGTGGAGGGTGGTGTGGAGGCTGGCGGCGTGGGAGTCCAAGAACCTGTGGCGCCTCTCTTGGGCCTCCATCGTCGTCCAGCTCTTGAACTTCATGCTCAGCCTCGTGACACAGATGTTCGTCGGCCACCTCGGCTCCCTCGACCTCGCCGGCGCCTCCATCATCAACGTCGGCGTCCAAGGCCTCGCCTACGGATTCATG CTCGGCATGGCCAGCGCCGTGCAGACGGTGTGCGGCCAAGCTTATGGCGCCAAAAAGTACCGCGCCATGGGCATCGTCTTCCAGCGAGCGCTGGTCCTCCACTTGATCGCcgccttcctcctctccttcctctaCCTGTTCTCCGGCCCCTTCCTCCGCGCCATCGGCCAGTCGGACGCGATAGCGGAGGTGGGCCAGGTCTACTCCCGCGGCCTCCTGCCTCAGCTCATCGCCTTCGCCCTCTACTGCCCCATGCAGCGGTTCCTGCAGGCTCAGAACATCATCAACCCCATGGCCGTCATCGCCGTCGCCGTCCTCCTCTTCCACGTCCTCATCTCCTGGCTCGCCGTCTTCGTCCTCGACTTCGGCCTCCTCGGCGCCTCCATCACTCTCAGCATCTCTTGGTGGGTGCTCGTCCTCTCCACCTGGCTCTACATCATACTCAGCCCTTCCTGCAGGGCCACCTGGACCGGCCTCTCCGTCAAGGCCTTCACCGGCATCTGGCCCTTTTTCAAACTCACTGTTTCATCAGCCATCATGCTCGT CTTGGAGGTTTGGTACGTCCAAGGGTTCGTGCTGATGACAGGCTACCTCCCAAATCCTGAAATCTCACTCGACGCCGTATCTATCTG TGTCAATTACTGGAACTGGGATTTCATGATCATGCTCGGCCTGAGCAATGCAGCGAG TGTCAGGATAGGGAACGAGTTGGGGGCTGCTCATCCTCGAGTCGCCAAGTTTTCAGTCCTTGTCGTGGTGACGACCAGCTTGATCCTTAGCTTGATCATCAGTGTGCTGGTCCTCGTACTGCGCACGCCCTTGAGCACGCTCTACACCAGCAGTTCTGAGGTGATAGCTGCAGTCGTTAATTTGACTCCCCTGCTTTCCATCTCCATTTTCTTGAATGGAGTTCAGCCAATTCTGTCTG GAGTTGCTATTGGAAGTGGGTGGCAAGCCATAGTGGCTTATGTAAATGTGGGTGCTTATTACCTGATTGGACTCCCCATCGCCATTGTTCTTGGATTCAAGACTGGTTTAGCTGCGGCT GGAATATGGTGGGGGTTGATAATTGGAGTCTTTGTTCAAACGGTCTCTCTCATCGTTTTAACTGCTAGAACAAACTGGAACAGAGAA GTGGACAAGGCGATCGAGCGCTTGAAGCATACTGCCGATGAAGACACTTTAGCGATAGTCGACGACATCGAGTGA